A region of Anoplopoma fimbria isolate UVic2021 breed Golden Eagle Sablefish chromosome 24, Afim_UVic_2022, whole genome shotgun sequence DNA encodes the following proteins:
- the msx2b gene encoding homeobox protein MSH-D — MRQMASQETLNELGCSSSEEDSTRADLTESAAEEERTSPAARRHHPFSVEALMSGRKTDGRRKLEGGSVAVAVSPTGLNSLYLYRETCSPPGGSLKSVPAVPSSPVKSEASESEDCAPWVTSSAFSTQPRHGGPGCPLRKHKTNRKPRTPFTTSQLLALERKFRQKQYLSIAERAEFSSSLTLTETQVKIWFQNRRAKAKRLQEAELEKLKMAADAKTAAVAAAAAGGLHPGFTLPLSLGAMSLYGQSYSAYHHHHHRPMLPISPLGLYAAPLGYSMYHFS; from the exons atgAGACAGATGGCTTCTCAGGAGACCTTAAACGAGTTGGGGTGCAGTTCGTCCGAGGAGGACAGTACCCGTGCGGACCTGACAGAGAGCgcagcggaggaggagaggacgtcTCCGGCGGCGCGTCGGCATCATCCGTTCAGCGTCGAGGCGCTCATGTCCGGTAGGAAGACGGACGGACGCCGTAAACTAGAGGGAGGCTCGGTGGCGGTGGCGGTGTCTCCGACAGGTTTGAACTCCCTGTATCTGTACCGAGAGACGTGCAGTCCTCCCGGGGGAAGCCTGAAGAGCGTACCGGCTGTGCCTTCTTCTCCGGTAAAATCGGAGGCATCCGAGTCAGAGGACTGCGCACCCTGGGTCACCAGCAGCGCGTTTTCCACACAGCCTC gtCACGGCGGTCCAGGCTGTCCATTGAGGAAACACAAGACCAACAGAAAGCCCCGCACTCCCTTCACCACATCTCAGCTCCTGGCCCTGGAGAGGAAGTTCAGGCAGAAGCAGTACCTGTCCATCGCCGAGCGGGCCgagttctcctcctccttgaCCCTGACAGAGACCCAAGTTAAGATCTGGTTCCAAAATCGCCGGGCAAAAGCCAAGAGGCTCCAGGAGGCCGAGCTGGAGAAGCTCAAGATGGCTGCGGATGCCAAGACGGCGGCGGTGGCGGCCGCTGCGGCTGGAGGTCTACACCCTGGCTTTACGTTACCTCTGTCGCTGGGCGCCATGTCGCTGTATGGACAGTCGTACTCTGCctatcaccaccaccaccacagacccaTGCTGCCCATTTCACCTTTAGGACTGTACGCTGCTCCTCTGGGCTACAGCATGTACCACTTttcataa